In one window of Oncorhynchus kisutch isolate 150728-3 linkage group LG16, Okis_V2, whole genome shotgun sequence DNA:
- the LOC109876209 gene encoding neutral cholesterol ester hydrolase 1-like: MKLSSIVVTLILTVGVPYYIYTPLPAAIEDHLKLMLLDALFRAMLQVGDLCQCLGLSHHITVIRGSTLGLGSPGEMAGGQGGGMRVSDVDFDRVPVRVYEPPAAGGGDGGLRRAVMFYHGGGWALGTTKMGSYDVLCRQMSDELNAVVVSVEYRLAPEVHFPVQYEDCLAAAKHFLEPGILGKLSVDPQRVAVSGDSAGGNLAAAVAQQISVDDSVSVKFSVQALIYPVLQGLDLNTPSYQQNHNMPMLHRTMMARFWLLYLGVDTSLHPLLLSPSFLHHPSIPPSIRSHLNWTTLLPAKHIKHYKPVGMEMESQEVTGQEGDLLQGLLDVRAAPLMAEQGVLGRTPRAYIVTCEYDVLRDDGLMYTRRLQDAGVAVSSHHYDDGFHGALSFAHWPFFFDVGKRMIRGYMDWLQENL, from the exons ATGAAGTTGTCTTCTATTGTAGTAACATTGATATTAACGGTGGGTGTTCCTTATTACATCTATACACCGTTACCTGCTGCCATCGAGGATCATTTGAAACTGATGCTGTTGGACGCCTTATTCCGTGCTATGCTGCAAGTG ggTGACCTGTGCCAGTGTCTGGGTCTCAGTCACCACATCACAGTGATTCGGGGGTCCACATTGGGGCTGGGGTCCCCGGGGGAGATGGCGGGAGGGCAGGGAGGCGGGATGAGGGTGAGTGATGTGGACTTTGACAGAGTCCCGGTGCGCGTGTACGAGCCTCCCGCCGCGGGGGGAGGAGACGGGGGTCTGAGGAGGGCTGTGATGTTCTACCATGGAGGAGGATGGGCCCTGGGGACCACTa agATGGGGAGCTATGATGTCTTGTGTAGGCAGATGTCTGATGAGCTGAATGCAGTGGTTGTGTCTGTTGA gtaccgTCTGGCTCCAGAAGTGCATTTCCCTGTGCAGTATGAGGACTGTCTGGCTGCGGCCAAGCACTTCTTGGAGCCGGGCATTCTGGGAAAGTTGTCTGTGGATCCACAGCGCGTGGCCGTGTCAGGCGACAgcgctggaggaaacctggctgcAGCGGTCGcacagcag ATCTCGGTAGATGACAGTGTGAGTGTGAAGTTCAGTGTTCAGGCGTTAATCTACCCAGTCCTCCAGGGTCTAGACCTCAACACTCCATCCTACCAACAGAACCACAACATGCCCATGCTACACCGCACTATGAtggccag GTTCTGGCTGCTCTACCTGGGGGTTgatacctctctccatcccctcctcttgtccccctccttcctccatcatccctccatccctccctccatccgctCCCATCTCAACTGGACCACCCTTCTGCCGGCCAAACACATTAAGCATTACAAGCCTGTTGGCATGGAGATGGAGTCACAGGAGGTCACAGGGCAGGAGGGTGATCTTCTCCAGGGGTTGCTGGATGTCCGAGCGGCGCCGCTGATGGCGGAGCAGGGGGTTCTGGGTAGAACGCCGCGAGCTTACATTGTAACATGTGAGTACGATGTGCTCAGAGACGATGGGTTGATGTACACCAGGAGGCTACAAGACGCTGGCGTCGCGGTTTCCAGCCATCACTATGACGACGGTTTCCACGGCGCCTTGAGTTTTGCTCACTGGCCGTTTTTCTTCGATGTGGGGAAAAGAATGATCAGAGGATACATGGACTGGCTGCAAGAAaacctctag